From Clarias gariepinus isolate MV-2021 ecotype Netherlands chromosome 1, CGAR_prim_01v2, whole genome shotgun sequence:
acacacacacactcctatgcacttcacacacacacacacacacacactcctatgcacttcataaacacacacactcctatgcacttcatacacacacacacacacacacacacacacacctatgcacttcacacacacacactcctatgcacttcatacacacacacattcctatgcacttcacacacacacacacacactcctatgcacttcctacacacacacctatgcaCTTCCTACATACACACCTATGCACTTCCTACACACACTCCTATGCACTTCCTACACACACTCCTGTAGAAGGTGCCCTGGTGTAGAGGTTAAACTAACGACCGGGAGAAACATTAAAGACAAGAGTGAGAAACAAACAGGAGTAACTGAAAACAATAGGACACCAAATTACAATTCACAATACTCACAAACCAAAACATACACCTACATACATTTAACCCAGAAAACAAGCCTACAGAGCCAGttcaacataataaataaataaaacaaaagtccACTAGACAATATttatgctcgacccagtttcttcttcttcttctttaggtTTAATGGCGGGTGGCAAACCACCTTATGGTGCATTTCCACCACCTACTGAGTCGGAGTGTGAAACCTCAACGAGCGAGAGGAAAATTGcttacatattatataaataaataaataaataaataaatattatatcctGTTAATTAAACCTGTATCCCTCAAAAACTTTAACAAGAAGTCATACACCTTTGATTGTTTCTCTGCATTCTGAAATATATCTTTGACTGAGAAGACATTAATTTCCAGATCTCTTAGTTTATCAACAAGCTGATTCCTCTCCATTCCATAAGCTCCATATAACTGTGTCTTCTTTTCTGTTTCCATATGCCTTCCTTTCTTTCCCCACTTTTGATTGGATGTTAAATAGATGTCTTCCTTTTGACTCTTTTTTTCCAGTCCTCCTGCCATAATCTTATGACTGCAGCTttaattatactttttatttctgatttgcATAATGGAATTTTCTCAATGCTGTTTTGGCCAACTTATCCACCTCCTCATTCCCTTCTATCCCTACATGGGCAGGGATCCATACTAATTCTACACTTACTCCCATATGATTAATTCTATAAATATTCTGTTTAGACGAAGAATTCCCGCTATTTAAACCAGATTTCCTCTACCCACTGCATTGCCATTAAAATTGCCATCATTACTGTTGTAAAAACGGGTACCTGATTACTTAACCTCTTCACAACACTATGCTTGAAATAtggaatatatactgtatcgcAGCTGCTGTGTACTCGCAATCTGGATGTTTTAATCGATCTGTATATATTTGAATgcgatttaaatatttttgtttcaaatattgATCTACTATTTCCTCTTTAGTCATACACCTATTCTTATCATTAATTTTACCACGCAACTGTAAGTCTACCAGTGGCATTTGAAACAACCAAGGAGGTATACCAGGTATTACTACTGTAGGGCTTGTTTTTGTGCAATCAATTCCTGTTTTCTTGGCCTCCATATCTGCGTTCCACCCAAAACTTCTGTATTTGGTATACTCATGTTCCCAACATTTTTGGATGGGTGTCTACATGCCCCCTTACAGAAATCCAGTATGCCATCTTTAACTTAAATGTCCTAAATTTTAATGGCATCACTGCCATTTCGACCAAGTTTCCCAGACTACACAGCTTTTTATAGTGGATCTAATGAGCCTCCTCGGCTCAGATGAACTTtgtcatcacctgaccgaggggccttctggaaaactgggtcttcaaataaaactacagacaagAAACCCACggccacagtgccctctaggggcagtcccttacagTGAGTCTCTACACTATTtacaaatgtgtgtttatgaaacCACACTAGGAGAACCAttgtatatatagtttaaaaataaacatttagctTAATTTGTCTCATGttagaaaaacagagagaaggagaaagcagATGTTGTGGAGATCTTCAGTGCTCTGATGCGCTGCATTAGGAGAAGACAGGCTGAGCTGCTTAAGGTGATGGAGGAGAAGCAGAAAGCAGCAGAGAGGCAGGCTGAAGAGTTCATTAAAGATCTGGAGCAGGAAATCACTGAGCTAAAGAGGAGAaacactgagctggagcagctctcacacactgagGATCACCTCCACCTCCTACAGGTCAGAGTCCCTCTGTTTCTCAATAGCAATGCAGCACATGACAGGACAGCAGTCCCCATGCTGAGGGATTTCTCCTCTCTCctgctgtactgtagatttaccCGTCACTGTGCAGCCCTCCACACACCCAGGACTGGACTGATGTCACCATTAACTCTCATCCGAATGTGGAGAGTTTGAGGAGAGTGCTGGCTCAGATTCAACAATCTCTCAGTGAGGAAATGGAGAAGCTTGATGAGACTGGTCAGTACAAAATTCCTGATAACAGAAACAGTTATCACTGCAATAGTTATGCTTGTAGTtcataataacaaaaaagtttaataaatcgTTATAAGAGTAACATTGTCCAATATTATTTTTGACAGAACTGAAGAGAATTCAACAATATGCAGGTGTGTGAGGTCTTACTGATCATATGACTAAATATAGAAAGCTTTACTGGTCCACACTGTGGAATGATAAACCTGATGTTCgctgtgtttctgtctctcagtgGATGTGACTCTGGATCCTGATACAGCTGATCCTTGTCTCATCCTGTCTGATGATGGGAAACAAGTTACACGTGGAGACTCAGAAGACAATCTCCCTGATAATCCAGAGAGGTTTGATGATTATGCCTGTGTGCTGGGAAAGGAGGGATTCTCCTCAGGGAGATTTTACTATGAGGTTCAGGTCAGAGGGAAGACTGAGTGGGATTTAGGAGTGGTCAGAGAGTCCATTAACAGGAAAGGGGAGATTACACTCAGTCCTGAAGATGGATATTGGTGTATTTCTTTGGAAAATGAATCGGATTGTTCAGCATGTGACTCTTCCTCTACCTCCCTCTCCTTAAAACAGGCTCCTCAGAAGGTGGGGGTGTTTGTGGATTATGAGAAGGGTCTGATCTCCTTCTATGATGTTGATGCAAAGTCTCATATCTACTCTTTCACTGGTCAGACTTTCACTGAGAAACTTTATCCATTATTTAGTCCTGGTCTGAATGATGAAGTTAAAAATTCAGCACCACTAATCATCTGTCCTGTTAGTCAAATataatatgatgtttttttgtatattaaaaaaagaatcacatccaattgtttttttttttttatttacttgcattttgtatttcagTGTATGTGCAGCTGCAAAGCTGTAAGTTATTTAACCTGTTATGTTTAATGTACAAGGTAcataataagcatttttttttttttacagtttttgccaGTTGCTTGAACACTATAAACCCATGCTTAGACTAAAGTAACACAACTTGAAGTTTTTGTTACCATACCTAaaacacatgtacccataccttAAACAAAAGCGTTGCTTTTCACTCTAGTTGCAATTATGCAACACACTTACTACTTTATGCAACACACATGGTCCTGCATACTACACTCTATTTCATACATAAGACACTTCgttcaaaaatgaaatctcaGGGTGCCATTTGGAAAACACATGTATCCAGAATACAAAACACATCGGGTAATTGCAACCACTCAAATACACATCTAAAGGCACTTACTTGCAAAactgaacaccaattagccaactACAAGGACGCCAACGCCTGTTCACACAACAGCAGGAACTTGCCATTGTGGACCTAGTGAGGGCAGACAATGCCATCCGTCTCCACCAGCTACGAAAGAAAATACTTGCAGACAGGCAAGTGTTCAACAACCTAAACCATGTGAGCATCATCACCATCAGACGCATCTTGGGAAAACACAGCATCACCATGAAGCAGCTGACGAGTAAGTATAACTgtcctttacatttacaatacagtatTGGTGAAATCCAGTAGCAGCTGAATATGTACCATATCAGTACCACATGGATCCATTCTAAGAGCTACACAGGTACCTGTGTGATGGGTTGAGGGTTCTGTATGTGTAGCACTGTAGTAcagtaatatgttttttttttttttttacagagaatcTTGGCCATGGATGGAGATGCACAGCCTCATGAATTCATTTTCATTGATGAAGCTGGATTCGACCTGTGCAAAACAAGGCGACGGGGTCGTAATGTAATTGGCCAAAGGGCAATTGTGCACGTCCCAGGGCAGCGCGGGGGAAATATCACATTGTGTGCCACCATAAGCCTGTGAGGGCTTCTGCATCATCATGCAAAACTAGGTCCATACAATAGCCAACATATACTCACATTTCTAGATGCTCTCCATAATGTAGTTGTACAGAACAGACCAGATCAGCCCAGGTTTGTGGTGATATGGAAGAGCCCACGTATGCACAattgtcatgatttttttagtttacagtatagtgttttttctattactgtattatgtttttatttattttttgctttatctGAATTCATGGTACCACAATGTACAGTGCTGCAATGTACAATATTTAGTAGGCCTATTTGcttttttggttgtttgaaaatgtgtcttttaaaaaaatatgccttctgaataaataatgaaaatcaaAGACTGCAGTGTTCTATATAAAGTAGACTAGTGTGTTCCCCCTGATCTGAAAGTGTTTGCATATGATGCAAGTATGTGTCATTTTGTCAACAGAGTTACATTTTGACAAAGGAATGTTAGGTTTTGATAGCAGAGTTTAGGTTTTGAGAGTAGAGTTTCAAGTTGGCACAGATGTGAATGGTATATTTCCCAGTGTTGTGTCATGTTTACTTGTGTTTAGAGTTTTGGCACAATGAGCGaagttttgcaaaatgtgttcAAGCAACGGGCAAAAACTGGTAAAGCATTTTTGCCATTTTGTATCGTTGTGaccaaaagttttaagaatttctttatataattttcaaatattaatctttttcagcatttttagatttttttgttgaatGTTAATATGCTT
This genomic window contains:
- the LOC128526116 gene encoding E3 ubiquitin-protein ligase TRIM39-like, producing the protein MASSSSVLSEDQLQCSICLDVFTDPVSTPCGHNYCMICLNEFWDSSSHCQCPVCKTTFAKRPELCVNTFISGLAAPFKKSVQVKSRGAADQVSPNAKKVLCVYCTEDKLEALKSCLHCGVSFCNTHLIPHKTTAKLMKHKLMQAVENLEDYICQKHERPLELFCRDDQMYVCQFCTEGDHRTHNTVPIEEESAEKKTELKKTQAEVQQMIQERLTKIKDIEHSTGLNKKNREKEKADVVEIFSALMRCIRRRQAELLKVMEEKQKAAERQAEEFIKDLEQEITELKRRNTELEQLSHTEDHLHLLQIYPSLCSPPHTQDWTDVTINSHPNVESLRRVLAQIQQSLSEEMEKLDETELKRIQQYAVDVTLDPDTADPCLILSDDGKQVTRGDSEDNLPDNPERFDDYACVLGKEGFSSGRFYYEVQVRGKTEWDLGVVRESINRKGEITLSPEDGYWCISLENESDCSACDSSSTSLSLKQAPQKVGVFVDYEKGLISFYDVDAKSHIYSFTGQTFTEKLYPLFSPGLNDEVKNSAPLIICPVSQI